The Bradyrhizobium barranii subsp. barranii genome segment TGCCGGCGTGATGGCGCTGCCGAAGCGGCAGCAGACGGAGGATGGTTTCGAGATGCAGCTCGGCACCAACTATCTCGGCCATTACGCGCTGACGGCACAGCTGTTGCCGCAGCTCCGCCGCGCGAAAGCGCCGCGCATTGTCAATCTGTCAAGCCTCGCGCACCGCTCCGGCGCGATCAATTTCGACGATCTGCAAGGCAAGCGTTCCTATCGTCCCTGGCGCGCCTATTGCCAGTCCAAGCTGGCGATGCTGATGTTTTCGCTGGAGCTGCAGCGCCACAGCCTCGCCGCCGGCTGGGGCTTGACGAGCCTTGCTGCCCATCCCGGCTACGCGCGGACCGATCTCATTCCGAACGGGCCGGGCGCCGACACCTTCCAGTCGCGTGTCAGCCGTTGGCTCCAGCCTTTCATCAGCCACTCTGCAGCCGAAGGCGCGCTGCCCACGCTGTTCGCGGCAACCTCTCCGGCTGCAGAGCCCGGTGGCTATTACGGTCCGAACTGGTTCTACGAATTGAAGGGGCCGCCCGCGCCGGCGAAGATCATGCCGCAGGCGAAGGATTTCGCCGCGGCCGCCATGCTGTGGGATGTCTCGGCGACGTTGACCGGTGTATCCTTCGACGAGATCGCGGTCGCCGCATGAGCCGCGGGCCGGGTGGGGACGTCACGATGCAAGTCATCATCTTTGGCGCGACCGGGATGGTCGGGCAGGGCGTATTGCGCGAATGCCTGATCGACACCGGCATCGACCGCGTGCTCGTGGTCGGCCGCAGCCCGACCGGCGTGCGCAACGCCAAGCTCACCGAAATCACGCACGGCGATTTCACCGACTACTCGGCGATCGA includes the following:
- a CDS encoding SDR family oxidoreductase, which translates into the protein MTDWSMADIPSLGGKTAVVTGATGGLGYETAMALAGAGAIVILTGRNDAKGLRAIEGICERFPNALIAYEHLDLASLASVADFTRRFAASNEQLDLLINNAGVMALPKRQQTEDGFEMQLGTNYLGHYALTAQLLPQLRRAKAPRIVNLSSLAHRSGAINFDDLQGKRSYRPWRAYCQSKLAMLMFSLELQRHSLAAGWGLTSLAAHPGYARTDLIPNGPGADTFQSRVSRWLQPFISHSAAEGALPTLFAATSPAAEPGGYYGPNWFYELKGPPAPAKIMPQAKDFAAAAMLWDVSATLTGVSFDEIAVAA